In a single window of the Leptospira wolffii serovar Khorat str. Khorat-H2 genome:
- a CDS encoding polysaccharide biosynthesis protein, which produces MPKRLDFSSFDDFFYVMGQWNRRTLLFPLDLIFMVASYFLAHLIRFESLGFLDRLEEFLIPLSIVVVCRSIVFLFSNIYRSIWAYASIHDLVEIIKTTILSSLISNTALLFYNGFEHLSRMIPVIDTLLLLGFLCIRSLSWRLVRDQYILHKRKGEGIPTLILGAGKTGATLLTELRRHNDLNLLPIGLLDDDESKIGAHIQGVPVLGKLDQAEDTIRNLGVKKVLIAFNRPDGKFIGKLIQTFESSEVDFKILPSLGSLFFDPPRVQQLREIRVEDVLGRPVVDLEIESIRSYIAGKTILITGAGGSIGSELCRQMAVFHPKKMILLDSAETPLYEIDYELRKSFKDTEIQFSAVIADIKNPSRIGSVFQTHKPEVVFHSAAYKHVPMMEINPSEAVLNNVFGTKNLADIAVAFGTERFVLISTDKAVNPVNIMGASKRVSELYLQILSPETKTKFITVRFGNVLGSSGSVIPRFREQISNGGPVTVTHPDVIRYFMTIPEATQLVLQAGAMGEKGEIFLLEMGEPIRILRLAEDMIRLSGLRPYTDIPIEFTGLRPGEKLFEELLLDLEGIKKTHHPKIRIAAPLVDRDPSSFQARFLALLEAARADREEEIFYCFKALVPEYRIHKDYISEEASRKIETNG; this is translated from the coding sequence ATGCCAAAAAGATTGGACTTTTCCTCTTTCGACGATTTTTTTTACGTAATGGGACAATGGAATCGTAGGACTCTTCTTTTCCCCCTTGATCTGATCTTTATGGTGGCCTCTTATTTTCTGGCTCACCTCATCCGCTTCGAGTCTCTGGGCTTTCTGGACCGACTCGAGGAGTTCCTCATCCCTCTCTCTATCGTAGTCGTTTGTCGTTCCATCGTATTCCTGTTTTCGAATATTTATAGATCCATCTGGGCCTACGCATCCATCCACGATTTGGTGGAGATCATAAAGACCACGATTCTATCTTCTCTGATCTCCAATACGGCGCTTCTTTTTTACAACGGATTCGAGCATCTTTCCCGGATGATTCCGGTGATAGACACTCTTCTTCTCCTAGGATTTTTATGTATCCGCAGTCTTTCCTGGAGACTAGTGAGAGATCAGTATATTCTTCACAAAAGAAAGGGGGAAGGAATTCCTACATTGATTTTGGGCGCGGGTAAAACCGGAGCCACTCTTCTTACCGAACTCAGAAGGCATAACGATCTGAATCTACTCCCCATAGGTCTTTTGGACGACGACGAGTCCAAAATCGGAGCTCATATCCAAGGAGTTCCGGTCCTAGGCAAACTGGACCAGGCGGAGGACACGATCCGCAATCTGGGAGTGAAAAAAGTACTCATAGCCTTCAATCGTCCGGACGGAAAATTCATCGGCAAGCTAATCCAGACCTTCGAGTCCTCGGAAGTAGATTTCAAGATTCTGCCCTCCTTGGGATCCCTATTCTTCGATCCTCCTCGGGTCCAACAACTGAGAGAGATTCGGGTAGAAGACGTTCTGGGTAGACCTGTTGTAGACTTGGAAATCGAGTCCATCCGTTCTTATATCGCGGGAAAAACCATTCTTATCACCGGAGCGGGAGGTTCGATCGGAAGCGAACTTTGCCGACAAATGGCAGTTTTCCATCCCAAGAAAATGATTCTATTGGATTCGGCGGAGACACCTCTTTACGAAATCGATTACGAGTTACGAAAATCTTTCAAGGACACGGAGATTCAATTCTCCGCGGTGATCGCGGATATAAAGAATCCTTCTCGGATCGGTTCCGTTTTCCAGACTCATAAACCGGAGGTGGTCTTTCACTCGGCGGCCTATAAGCACGTTCCAATGATGGAGATCAATCCTTCCGAGGCGGTTTTGAATAACGTATTCGGAACCAAGAATCTGGCGGATATCGCGGTGGCCTTCGGAACGGAGAGGTTCGTTCTGATCTCGACGGACAAGGCGGTCAATCCGGTGAATATTATGGGAGCATCCAAGCGTGTTTCCGAACTTTATCTTCAGATTCTTTCTCCCGAAACCAAGACCAAATTCATTACTGTGAGATTCGGAAACGTGTTAGGTTCCAGCGGCTCAGTGATTCCCCGTTTTAGGGAGCAGATCAGCAACGGAGGTCCTGTCACGGTGACTCATCCGGATGTGATCCGTTACTTCATGACCATACCGGAGGCTACCCAGCTCGTATTACAAGCGGGAGCCATGGGAGAAAAAGGTGAGATCTTTCTTTTGGAGATGGGAGAACCGATCCGCATTCTCCGACTTGCCGAAGATATGATTCGTCTTTCGGGTTTAAGACCTTATACGGATATACCAATAGAGTTTACGGGTTTGCGTCCCGGTGAGAAACTCTTCGAAGAACTGCTGTTAGACCTGGAAGGGATCAAAAAAACCCACCACCCAAAAATCAGGATTGCAGCTCCCTTAGTGGACAGAGATCCTAGCAGCTTCCAGGCCAGATTTTTGGCACTATTGGAGGCAGCGAGAGCGGATAGAGAAGAGGAAATCTTCTACTGCTTTAAGGCCTTGGTTCCGGAATACAGAATCCATAAGGATTATATCAGCGAGGAAGCGTCCCGTAAAATCGAAACAAATGGATAA
- a CDS encoding membrane protein, which translates to MSKYKWFVAGDLDGFFGLMIDNLIQILVLIALCTGPCGMPQDFVFKVVIPGAAISLLIGNLFYAWQARRLALEENRSDVTALPYGINTVSLFAFVFFIMFPVYLKTNSYKAAWSVGLLASFLSGMIEFFGSFVAERVRKATPRAALLSALAGIALTFISMDFLIRTFQNPLVAFVPFGIILLQYFGRVVFPFKIPGGLISVIAGTLLAWYSPYFSGKTLMDPDALKSSFSIGLYLPVWSGGELFSAFSQADIREYLSIILPMGIFNVIGSLQNIESAEAAGDKFNTRNSLMANGVGTIVGSLFGSPFPTTIYIGHPGWKALGARSGYSTLNGIFMTAIAFLGLMGFVSKLVPIEAGMAIVLWIGIVIGSQAFEATPTRHAPAVVIGLLPALAGWGVLLLQSAFNFSDPILSKAIEGTNAASQTPNIWLSQVPLDQPIFPYPLGGLLSLSQGFLLSAMVWASIATFIIDRDFKKAIIASLVGVILSGTGFIHAYSLRGNAILTPFELNFGPFAQGYLLLAGLFLIASFLRKEPRAV; encoded by the coding sequence ATGAGCAAATACAAATGGTTTGTTGCCGGAGACCTGGACGGCTTCTTCGGATTGATGATCGATAACCTGATCCAGATCTTGGTGTTGATCGCGCTTTGTACTGGTCCTTGCGGTATGCCCCAAGATTTCGTATTCAAGGTCGTGATTCCAGGGGCGGCAATTTCCCTTTTGATCGGAAACCTGTTTTATGCCTGGCAGGCAAGACGCCTAGCTTTAGAAGAAAACCGCTCGGATGTGACCGCTCTTCCCTACGGAATCAATACGGTTTCCCTATTCGCATTCGTATTCTTCATTATGTTTCCGGTATATCTCAAGACCAATAGCTATAAGGCAGCTTGGTCCGTCGGGCTTCTCGCGAGCTTTCTCTCCGGTATGATCGAATTTTTCGGATCCTTCGTAGCGGAGAGAGTGAGAAAGGCGACTCCTAGGGCGGCTTTACTCTCCGCATTAGCCGGGATTGCGCTCACCTTTATCTCCATGGACTTTCTGATTCGGACGTTTCAGAATCCTCTGGTTGCATTCGTTCCGTTCGGGATCATACTACTCCAGTATTTCGGAAGGGTAGTATTTCCTTTTAAGATTCCTGGAGGATTGATTTCCGTGATTGCGGGAACGCTACTCGCTTGGTATTCTCCTTATTTTTCCGGAAAGACTTTGATGGATCCGGATGCGTTAAAATCTTCCTTTAGTATCGGACTCTATCTGCCCGTTTGGAGCGGAGGAGAATTATTTTCCGCGTTCAGCCAAGCGGATATCCGAGAATACCTTTCCATCATCCTTCCTATGGGGATCTTCAACGTAATCGGTTCCTTGCAAAATATAGAATCCGCAGAAGCAGCGGGAGATAAATTCAATACCCGTAATTCTCTTATGGCGAACGGAGTCGGAACCATAGTAGGATCCTTATTCGGATCTCCTTTTCCTACGACCATTTACATAGGGCATCCGGGATGGAAGGCTCTCGGCGCCCGATCCGGCTACTCCACTCTGAACGGAATCTTCATGACTGCGATCGCGTTTCTGGGACTCATGGGATTCGTATCCAAACTGGTTCCTATCGAAGCGGGAATGGCGATCGTTCTATGGATCGGAATCGTAATCGGATCCCAAGCATTCGAGGCGACTCCCACTCGTCACGCTCCCGCAGTCGTGATCGGACTCTTGCCGGCACTAGCAGGATGGGGAGTTCTTCTCTTGCAAAGCGCTTTCAATTTCTCGGATCCTATTCTTTCCAAGGCGATAGAAGGAACCAATGCAGCTTCCCAAACGCCTAATATCTGGCTTTCTCAAGTTCCTTTGGACCAACCGATTTTTCCGTATCCACTCGGAGGGCTTTTAAGTCTGTCCCAAGGATTTCTTCTCTCGGCCATGGTCTGGGCTTCGATTGCGACTTTTATCATAGACCGGGATTTCAAAAAAGCGATTATTGCGAGTTTGGTCGGGGTGATACTCTCCGGAACCGGGTTTATACATGCATATTCCCTACGAGGAAACGCGATTCTAACCCCTTTTGAGCTGAATTTCGGACCTTTTGCGCAGGGATATTTATTACTTGCGGGACTTTTCTTGATCGCTTCTTTTCTCAGAAAGGAACCAAGAGCGGTCTAA
- a CDS encoding adenylate/guanylate cyclase domain-containing protein, which produces MSQNDSEKPGFTGRFLHIFLVAAKAFYSGIRAKLALFTGSLIALTIFILSIIYVRQQTEILTESYEREAEISRRYISSLVLELDNISQSLIRIEEFRERVSKQTEALKKYKTTKTLVKEKQVSFFGIKTSLFGALGKSKVRKTLDTYYSEYLSKDDIQILEKNIKAQLQQGGHETLSEKEFDKLQNLAKKFVLADRDMGILKKRLFELKEAQEKQDPTEISAIEEDLRKQSLSVRKLRSELDSHIVAHMAESRKRKIKELGLDTGRFRIQTFPISGIIPGEPSEATVDTKIFDPESELNQAQLGENLEEGLKSALSSLVDIGILGELVPSSFQQNSLELQALYSPHFRNPASTERAKLVESRRTILGSWSNYLSEEKAVLDELSKIPPILDARVKELREKKPPIPPYKDKEFKTQYDKYAGLVRKRKLLYASYLRNNPPKEEDELAVEAIGSIRDSALEDQVLLRFRPDGSDYGKSVQSEEGREIFEKRWNGLREWIYSGQSETPTAKLKSLFPDGIIGNSRTEAEQILWKLDTTPLLSENTDDLPTVVLSANFAGITRTIVDRTEGLRSIRSNRDRAVLSALVICGFSILLAVFISGFVVQKIKRLIRNAEQVGRGDLNVEFEPGGSDEFGNLSIALNQMVTGLREREKIKGILGSMIDPVVIGEAMKDLAALKRGTEKRVTAFFSDVAGFSNISEKLSSVELAELLNEYLSAMTLILKEHDGVLDKYIGDAIVGIFNAPVEVEGHCLKATKASLKMLAKLEELRSSWKKGHRYIPEARDMKIRIGLNTGLAKVGFMGTDALASYTMMGDTVNLAARLEAAGKDYGVSILVSDAVHSEIKDHIFTRKLDLVRVKGKNEPVILYEAISELKNGANKQKEIVGLYEEGLTLYLDRKWEAAIKKFKESEQAKGSSDKAVQLLTDRCKEYKATPPPNSWDGVYTRDHK; this is translated from the coding sequence ATGAGTCAGAACGATTCCGAAAAACCGGGTTTCACCGGTCGCTTCTTGCATATATTTTTAGTCGCCGCCAAGGCATTCTATTCCGGAATACGGGCAAAATTGGCCCTTTTCACCGGGAGCCTGATCGCTCTCACGATTTTCATCCTTTCCATCATATATGTCCGTCAACAAACGGAAATTCTTACCGAAAGCTACGAGAGAGAAGCGGAAATTTCCCGAAGATATATCTCTTCTCTCGTTCTTGAATTGGACAATATCTCCCAAAGCTTGATCCGAATCGAGGAGTTCCGGGAGCGGGTCAGTAAACAGACGGAAGCATTAAAAAAATATAAAACGACTAAGACTCTAGTAAAAGAGAAACAAGTCTCCTTTTTCGGAATCAAGACCAGCTTATTCGGCGCATTGGGTAAGAGTAAGGTCAGAAAGACTCTGGATACCTATTACTCCGAATATCTTTCCAAGGACGATATCCAAATCCTGGAAAAGAATATTAAAGCGCAACTCCAGCAAGGAGGGCATGAGACCTTATCCGAAAAGGAATTCGACAAACTCCAAAATTTGGCCAAGAAATTCGTTTTGGCGGATCGGGACATGGGGATCCTAAAAAAGCGACTCTTCGAATTAAAGGAAGCCCAGGAAAAACAGGACCCTACTGAAATTTCGGCTATCGAAGAGGATTTGCGCAAACAGTCCCTTTCCGTTCGTAAGCTCCGTAGCGAACTCGATTCTCATATCGTAGCTCATATGGCGGAATCTAGAAAACGTAAAATAAAAGAATTGGGTCTGGATACGGGCAGATTCAGGATCCAAACGTTTCCGATTTCGGGAATCATACCGGGAGAACCCTCCGAAGCGACAGTAGACACCAAGATCTTCGATCCCGAATCCGAATTAAACCAGGCGCAACTAGGGGAGAATTTGGAGGAAGGATTAAAAAGCGCGTTATCCTCCCTTGTGGATATCGGAATTTTAGGCGAACTCGTACCTAGTTCCTTCCAGCAGAACAGTCTGGAATTACAGGCCTTGTATTCTCCTCATTTTCGAAATCCCGCTTCTACGGAAAGAGCCAAACTCGTGGAGAGTAGGAGGACCATTCTAGGATCCTGGAGCAATTATCTTTCGGAAGAAAAAGCGGTTCTGGATGAACTCTCCAAAATTCCTCCGATCTTGGATGCGAGAGTCAAGGAACTGAGAGAGAAGAAACCTCCGATTCCTCCCTACAAAGACAAGGAATTCAAAACCCAGTACGATAAATACGCGGGACTGGTGAGGAAACGCAAACTTCTCTATGCGAGTTATCTGCGCAATAATCCTCCCAAGGAAGAAGACGAGCTTGCAGTAGAGGCGATCGGATCCATACGAGACTCCGCTTTGGAAGACCAGGTACTATTGAGATTCCGACCAGACGGTTCCGATTACGGGAAGTCCGTTCAATCCGAAGAAGGGAGGGAAATCTTCGAAAAGAGATGGAACGGTCTGAGAGAATGGATCTATTCCGGTCAAAGCGAAACGCCCACCGCGAAACTGAAGAGTTTATTTCCGGACGGAATCATAGGCAATAGCCGCACCGAGGCGGAGCAGATTCTTTGGAAATTGGACACCACTCCTTTGCTTTCGGAGAATACGGACGATCTTCCTACGGTGGTTCTTTCCGCGAATTTTGCCGGAATCACACGAACCATAGTGGATCGCACGGAAGGACTTAGGTCCATACGAAGTAATAGGGACCGAGCTGTGCTTTCGGCATTAGTGATCTGCGGATTCTCCATTCTTCTCGCGGTCTTCATCTCCGGATTCGTAGTCCAGAAAATCAAACGTCTCATTCGCAACGCCGAACAGGTGGGGAGAGGAGATCTGAATGTGGAATTCGAACCGGGAGGATCGGACGAATTCGGAAATCTTTCCATCGCTTTGAACCAAATGGTGACCGGACTCCGGGAAAGGGAAAAAATCAAAGGGATCCTGGGTAGTATGATCGACCCTGTGGTGATCGGCGAAGCCATGAAGGATCTCGCGGCTTTAAAAAGAGGTACCGAAAAAAGGGTGACCGCATTCTTCTCGGATGTGGCTGGATTTTCTAATATTAGCGAAAAGTTAAGTTCTGTGGAACTCGCGGAGCTCTTGAACGAATACCTTTCGGCGATGACGCTCATCCTGAAGGAGCACGACGGAGTCTTGGATAAGTATATCGGGGACGCGATCGTAGGAATCTTCAACGCTCCCGTGGAAGTGGAAGGTCATTGCCTCAAGGCGACTAAGGCGTCTTTAAAGATGTTGGCTAAACTGGAAGAATTGAGAAGCTCTTGGAAGAAAGGTCATAGATATATTCCGGAAGCTAGAGACATGAAGATACGGATCGGTTTGAATACGGGACTGGCAAAAGTGGGATTCATGGGAACCGACGCATTAGCTTCTTATACAATGATGGGGGATACCGTGAATCTAGCCGCGCGCTTGGAAGCTGCGGGTAAGGATTACGGAGTCTCGATTCTCGTTTCCGATGCTGTCCATTCCGAAATCAAGGATCATATCTTCACTCGAAAACTGGATCTAGTCCGAGTGAAAGGCAAGAACGAACCGGTGATTTTGTACGAAGCGATTAGCGAACTCAAAAACGGCGCCAATAAGCAGAAAGAAATAGTAGGCTTATACGAAGAAGGCCTAACGCTCTATTTGGATAGGAAATGGGAAGCCGCAATTAAGAAGTTCAAGGAATCCGAACAGGCCAAAGGTTCTTCCGATAAGGCAGTCCAATTATTGACGGACAGATGCAAGGAATACAAAGCCACTCCGCCTCCTAATTCCTGGGACGGAGTTTATACCAGGGATCATAAATAA
- a CDS encoding STAS domain-containing protein, which produces MKELIVNLQGKLDSILGNNFREKTDPLLRSEPYYILLDANDLQAWDEIGLGLLRDSSTSHPSSRFAACGLSEILTKDWERFGVSRTIPYFRTREDAKNYLLSGRIGTPVHTITESTAACPACLQILRVQGKGNYRCPACSHTFYLTADYRTASYEKLF; this is translated from the coding sequence GTGAAAGAACTGATTGTCAACCTGCAGGGAAAACTAGATTCTATTCTTGGAAACAACTTCCGGGAAAAAACAGATCCTCTACTGCGCTCCGAGCCTTACTATATTCTCCTGGATGCGAACGACTTGCAAGCCTGGGACGAAATCGGGCTCGGACTACTGAGAGATTCTTCTACCAGCCACCCTTCTTCTCGTTTTGCGGCTTGCGGACTTTCGGAAATTTTAACGAAAGATTGGGAAAGATTCGGCGTCTCTAGAACGATTCCTTATTTCCGAACGAGAGAAGACGCTAAAAACTATTTGCTTTCCGGTCGGATCGGAACACCTGTGCATACGATCACCGAAAGTACTGCTGCTTGTCCCGCCTGTTTACAGATTTTGAGAGTGCAGGGTAAGGGAAACTACAGATGCCCCGCTTGTTCCCACACATTCTATCTGACCGCGGATTATAGAACCGCAAGTTACGAGAAATTATTCTAA
- the recD gene encoding exodeoxyribonuclease V subunit alpha, translated as MNEENLDLELQEEYAKFLTKEFAFFLPGISPEKIYEWNLSLVRASKQGSLAVPVGDRVPPESDLFKTRGNLLYFHKTFKRLKYLEEGFRSLLALQNSEENSKKIPSVIGDITEINPLLIRKGSQDFVLCGEGEQRKALEAALAHPFFVLTGGPGTGKTTVIANLLRGLVRMGYSSSGIGLAAPTGRAAQRLKESLDNSLAFAKRKEESDLSLAGLSASTLHRLLQYNPRRKSYKFGESFPLPYEVIVIDEASMVDLNMMSRLLEALPVSQKKNFRLILLGDANQLPSVEAGAILSDLVKALAKVKSSHFLELQVSRRQEEGAGSISQAARICIRENGSLRDFQSSAVSEISLENLQSALDGKGFFTIRKEDSKDLETLLETYSDKAILPNLENLPDPKDSNAIQRYLTKDINRSRILTILRNGFYGSDSINRRLTLSLLSRKKERIVRIGNRTYFPGLPVMITRNDRARGVFNGDTGLVLEMETPNGEKELRALFLIEGTIRDFALDTLPSHEPAFAITVHKSQGSEYDSILILFPPDPQDLDPNDLSLELFRKEILYTAITRAKQNVILSAGEKLLGFALENRFERVTGFEL; from the coding sequence ATGAACGAAGAGAATTTAGACCTAGAACTTCAGGAAGAATATGCAAAATTCTTAACTAAAGAATTCGCGTTTTTCCTGCCCGGGATTTCTCCGGAAAAAATATACGAATGGAATCTTTCCCTGGTTCGAGCCTCCAAGCAAGGAAGTCTAGCGGTTCCTGTCGGGGATCGCGTTCCGCCCGAATCGGATTTATTCAAGACTCGCGGAAATTTATTATACTTTCATAAAACGTTCAAAAGATTAAAATACTTGGAAGAAGGCTTTCGGAGTCTATTGGCGCTTCAAAATTCGGAGGAAAATTCAAAGAAGATTCCGTCCGTAATCGGAGATATCACCGAGATCAATCCCTTACTCATCCGAAAAGGCTCCCAGGATTTCGTTCTTTGCGGAGAAGGAGAACAGAGAAAAGCTTTGGAAGCTGCGCTGGCTCATCCTTTCTTCGTACTGACCGGTGGTCCCGGAACCGGCAAAACGACCGTAATCGCGAATTTACTTCGCGGACTTGTACGCATGGGCTATTCCTCTTCCGGTATCGGTTTGGCCGCTCCTACGGGAAGAGCCGCGCAAAGGCTCAAAGAGTCCTTGGACAATTCCTTGGCCTTCGCGAAAAGAAAGGAAGAGTCGGATCTTTCCTTGGCCGGACTCTCCGCCTCCACTTTACATAGACTACTGCAATACAACCCTCGTAGGAAATCCTACAAATTCGGAGAATCCTTTCCCCTACCCTATGAAGTGATCGTGATCGACGAGGCTTCCATGGTCGACCTGAATATGATGAGTCGATTACTGGAAGCCCTGCCCGTCTCCCAAAAGAAAAATTTCAGACTGATTCTTCTAGGGGACGCCAATCAATTACCGAGCGTGGAGGCGGGAGCGATTCTTTCCGATCTGGTAAAAGCTTTGGCTAAAGTAAAATCTTCTCATTTTCTGGAGTTGCAAGTGAGTCGTCGTCAGGAGGAAGGTGCAGGTTCGATTTCCCAGGCGGCAAGAATCTGCATTCGTGAGAACGGTAGTTTACGCGATTTTCAATCCAGTGCCGTTAGCGAAATTAGCTTGGAAAATCTGCAATCTGCCTTGGATGGAAAAGGTTTTTTTACGATCCGGAAGGAAGATTCTAAAGATTTGGAGACATTACTCGAAACGTATTCGGATAAGGCAATTCTCCCGAATCTGGAAAATCTACCGGATCCAAAGGATTCGAACGCCATCCAAAGATACTTAACTAAGGATATAAATCGTTCCCGTATTCTCACGATACTCAGAAACGGTTTCTACGGTAGCGATTCCATCAATCGTAGACTTACTCTTTCCCTTCTATCCCGAAAAAAAGAAAGGATCGTAAGAATCGGAAACAGGACCTATTTTCCAGGATTGCCGGTGATGATCACTCGTAATGACAGAGCCAGAGGAGTATTTAACGGGGATACGGGATTGGTTTTGGAAATGGAGACTCCGAACGGAGAAAAAGAGCTACGCGCCCTATTCTTGATAGAAGGAACCATCCGAGATTTCGCGTTAGATACTTTGCCTTCTCACGAGCCTGCATTCGCGATTACGGTCCACAAATCCCAAGGATCGGAATACGATTCCATACTCATCCTATTTCCGCCCGATCCCCAGGATCTGGATCCGAACGATCTGTCCTTGGAACTTTTCCGCAAAGAAATCCTGTACACAGCGATTACCCGCGCTAAACAGAACGTAATCCTCTCTGCGGGAGAAAAACTACTGGGCTTCGCGTTAGAGAACCGTTTCGAACGTGTTACCGGATTCGAATTATAA
- a CDS encoding ClpXP protease specificity-enhancing factor SspB — MDNTNQEDLQALREFKKQLFTVYWERFGTFYVHAMPHPDLKIGKRGLVGEEPESGIILVIGPRAARDIRIEEQWVYSELQFGYTWEQVFIPWDSVFRYFDKSQQTVTQMRIYLGKTEEPAPKAESSQETPDSTEAVSDSKAKGTKRKDNVIQVDFGSKTKK, encoded by the coding sequence ATGGATAATACGAATCAAGAGGATCTACAAGCGCTTCGCGAATTCAAAAAACAACTTTTCACAGTCTACTGGGAAAGGTTTGGAACTTTTTATGTGCACGCTATGCCTCATCCGGATCTGAAAATCGGTAAACGAGGATTGGTCGGAGAGGAACCCGAGTCCGGAATCATTCTAGTCATAGGACCGCGTGCGGCCAGGGATATCCGAATAGAAGAGCAATGGGTGTATTCCGAGCTCCAATTCGGTTACACCTGGGAGCAGGTCTTCATTCCTTGGGATAGCGTTTTCCGCTATTTCGATAAATCCCAGCAAACGGTTACCCAGATGAGAATCTATCTAGGTAAAACGGAAGAACCGGCTCCGAAGGCGGAATCTTCGCAAGAAACGCCCGATTCGACCGAAGCGGTTTCGGATTCCAAGGCCAAAGGAACGAAAAGAAAAGATAATGTGATCCAAGTGGATTTCGGGAGTAAAACAAAGAAATGA